One genomic segment of Methylocystis sp. SC2 includes these proteins:
- the xth gene encoding exodeoxyribonuclease III yields the protein MQEPTVRIATWNVNSVRQRLAPLLAFLREAAPDALCLQETKCEDHVFPRLEIEDVGYNVAVHGQKGFNGVAILSKSPLQDVTPGLPGFDGEAQSRYIEAVVEDGAGGVMRIASIYAPNGNPPHTQKYLYKLAFMETLTRHAEALLGLEEPTVLAGDYNVIPEARDVYEASAWIGDALFLPQTRAAYQRLINLGYADALRATSDEGGLYTFWDYQAGAWQKNKGLRIDHLLLSPQASDRLARVEIVKSMRAGEKPSDHVAIYADFAA from the coding sequence ATGCAGGAGCCGACGGTGCGCATCGCGACTTGGAACGTCAATTCCGTCAGGCAGCGCCTTGCGCCGCTTCTCGCCTTTCTACGCGAGGCCGCGCCGGACGCGCTCTGCCTGCAGGAAACGAAGTGCGAGGATCACGTTTTTCCGCGCCTCGAAATCGAAGACGTAGGATATAACGTCGCTGTCCACGGGCAGAAGGGATTCAACGGCGTCGCGATCCTTTCCAAATCGCCGCTTCAGGACGTCACGCCCGGTCTGCCGGGCTTCGACGGCGAGGCACAGTCGCGCTACATCGAAGCGGTCGTCGAAGACGGCGCCGGCGGCGTCATGCGAATCGCCTCGATCTATGCGCCGAACGGCAATCCGCCGCACACGCAGAAATATCTCTACAAACTCGCCTTCATGGAGACGCTGACGCGCCACGCGGAGGCGCTGCTTGGGCTCGAAGAGCCGACGGTTCTCGCCGGCGACTACAATGTCATTCCGGAGGCGCGCGACGTCTATGAGGCGTCGGCCTGGATTGGCGACGCATTATTCCTGCCGCAGACGCGGGCCGCCTATCAGCGCCTGATCAATCTCGGCTATGCGGACGCTCTTCGAGCCACGTCGGATGAAGGCGGGCTCTATACGTTCTGGGACTATCAGGCTGGCGCCTGGCAGAAGAACAAGGGGCTTCGCATCGACCATCTTCTGCTCTCGCCGCAAGCGTCTGATCGGCTGGCGCGGGTGGAGATCGTCAAATCGATGCGGGCCGGCGAAAAACCTTCCGATCACGTCGCGATCTACGCCGATTTCGCCGCGTGA
- a CDS encoding sulfite exporter TauE/SafE family protein, translated as MLTALPLDAVLGLISGGLVGFTLSLVGGGGSVLAVPLLVYLVGVPNPHVAIGSSAAAVAVNALMSLANHARARTIKWRCASVFAVFGVAGAFGGSTLGKIIDGEKLLALFALLMVVVSYLMLRRRGALGYPGVRLNRENFPRLVGAGLTAGALSGFFGIGGGFLIVPGLMFASDMPILNAIGSSLVAVAAFAVTTAANYAFSDLVDWELAATLVLGGAFGGLIGAAAARHLSKMRGALSAVFATVIFAVALYVLWRSGGALGLLDHAAKSA; from the coding sequence ATGCTGACGGCTCTTCCTCTGGACGCCGTGCTGGGTCTGATTTCCGGCGGACTCGTCGGCTTCACCTTGAGTCTCGTCGGCGGCGGCGGCTCGGTGCTGGCCGTGCCGCTTCTCGTCTATCTCGTCGGCGTGCCCAATCCGCATGTCGCGATCGGCTCAAGCGCCGCGGCGGTCGCGGTCAATGCGCTGATGAGTCTCGCCAATCATGCGCGCGCACGGACCATCAAATGGCGCTGCGCCTCCGTCTTCGCGGTGTTCGGGGTCGCTGGCGCATTCGGCGGATCGACGCTCGGCAAGATCATCGACGGCGAGAAGCTGCTGGCGCTGTTCGCGCTGCTGATGGTCGTCGTATCCTATCTGATGCTCCGGCGCCGGGGTGCGCTGGGCTATCCAGGCGTCAGGCTCAACCGCGAGAATTTCCCGCGGCTCGTCGGCGCCGGCCTTACGGCCGGCGCGCTTTCGGGCTTCTTCGGCATCGGCGGCGGCTTCCTTATCGTGCCGGGGCTGATGTTTGCGTCCGACATGCCGATCCTGAACGCCATCGGTTCGTCGCTCGTCGCCGTCGCCGCCTTCGCGGTGACGACGGCGGCCAACTACGCCTTTTCGGACCTCGTCGACTGGGAGCTTGCCGCGACGCTCGTGCTCGGCGGCGCGTTTGGCGGGCTGATCGGCGCCGCGGCGGCGCGACATCTGTCGAAGATGCGCGGGGCGCTGAGCGCCGTCTTTGCGACGGTGATCTTCGCTGTGGCGCTTTATGTGCTCTGGCGCAGCGGCGGCGCGCTCGGGCTACTCGATCACGCGGCGAAATCGGCGTAG
- a CDS encoding MBL fold metallo-hydrolase → MPQAPSVRAFFDEPTNTISYIVSDPVTKRAAIVDPVLDYDPASGVADSHSIDAILAEAAREGLTIDWVLETHAHADHLSAAQIVKAATGAKIGIGEHIDKVQAIFKPVFGAEDVKADGGCFDHLFKDGERFRIGELDGETIYTPGHTPADVAYKIGDAVFVGDTLFMPDYGTARADFPGGDAHALYQSIRRILSLPPQTRLFMCHDYKAPGRESYAWETTVAEQRAKNVQIKDGVSEEDFVAGRRKRDQELAAPRLLLPSIQVNIRAGKFPPPRGDGARFLSIPVKFKGAAAQAG, encoded by the coding sequence ATGCCGCAGGCGCCGTCCGTCAGGGCCTTCTTTGACGAGCCCACCAACACGATCAGCTATATCGTCAGCGACCCCGTCACGAAGCGGGCGGCGATCGTCGATCCCGTGCTCGATTATGACCCGGCGAGCGGCGTCGCCGATTCGCATTCCATCGACGCCATCCTCGCCGAGGCGGCGCGGGAAGGATTAACGATCGATTGGGTTCTCGAAACTCATGCGCATGCCGATCATCTCTCCGCGGCCCAGATCGTCAAGGCGGCGACGGGCGCGAAGATCGGGATCGGCGAACATATCGACAAGGTCCAAGCGATCTTCAAGCCGGTGTTCGGGGCTGAGGACGTCAAGGCTGACGGCGGCTGCTTCGACCACCTGTTCAAGGACGGCGAGCGGTTCAGAATCGGCGAACTCGATGGCGAAACGATCTACACGCCCGGTCACACGCCGGCCGACGTCGCCTATAAGATCGGCGACGCGGTGTTTGTCGGCGACACGCTGTTCATGCCCGATTATGGGACGGCGCGCGCGGATTTCCCGGGCGGCGACGCGCATGCGCTTTACCAGTCGATCCGCCGCATTCTTTCGCTGCCCCCGCAGACGCGGCTCTTCATGTGTCACGACTACAAGGCGCCGGGACGAGAATCCTACGCCTGGGAGACGACGGTCGCCGAGCAGCGCGCCAAGAACGTGCAGATCAAGGACGGCGTCAGCGAGGAGGACTTCGTGGCCGGGCGACGGAAGCGGGATCAGGAGCTTGCCGCGCCGCGGCTGCTGCTGCCGTCGATTCAGGTGAACATTCGCGCCGGCAAGTTTCCGCCGCCGCGCGGGGATGGCGCGCGCTTCCTGAGCATTCCGGTGAAGTTCAAAGGCGCTGCGGCCCAAGCCGGCTGA